One window of Vibrio sinaloensis genomic DNA carries:
- a CDS encoding GGDEF domain-containing protein has translation MKSKYMIVLVILCLLFVLSTLIAFLTHAELIDSRYDVWFESNTLFVLIFIFFISRNTILDNIYIKYGFLILILNQTYDVLTEVKVLDQISDRHELLDTMIEDGSLQIAYLLIAFGITNLLKRINERASIDELTGLYNRKKLSDIKLDRFDLIYLDLDGLKVVNDTQGHAVGDLLLIEFSSAISQVKNSGEQAFRVGGDEFVIVTASGHGKAFIEKLNHYLQGKEILFSYGIETTSNKELAVALEKTDQAMYAMKKAQRKH, from the coding sequence ATGAAGTCAAAATATATGATTGTACTTGTCATATTGTGCTTGCTGTTTGTGCTCTCTACGCTGATCGCGTTTCTTACCCACGCTGAGCTGATCGATTCTCGCTACGATGTGTGGTTCGAGAGCAATACCTTGTTCGTCCTCATCTTCATCTTTTTTATCTCGCGCAACACCATTCTCGACAACATCTATATCAAGTACGGCTTTCTGATCCTGATTTTGAATCAAACCTATGATGTGCTCACTGAAGTGAAAGTGCTTGATCAGATTTCAGACCGTCATGAGTTGTTGGATACCATGATTGAAGACGGCAGCCTTCAAATCGCCTATTTGCTGATCGCCTTTGGCATCACCAACTTGCTTAAACGAATCAATGAGCGAGCCTCTATCGATGAGTTGACAGGGCTGTATAACCGCAAAAAACTCTCAGACATTAAACTGGACCGCTTTGACCTCATTTATCTAGACTTAGACGGTCTTAAAGTCGTCAATGATACCCAAGGACATGCTGTCGGCGATCTATTGTTGATCGAGTTCTCAAGTGCCATATCCCAGGTAAAAAATAGTGGCGAGCAAGCCTTCAGGGTGGGTGGTGACGAATTTGTGATTGTAACTGCAAGCGGACACGGCAAAGCCTTTATTGAAAAACTAAACCACTATCTGCAAGGCAAAGAGATTCTCTTTAGCTACGGTATCGAAACTACGAGCAACAAAGAACTCGCCGTTGCTTTGGAAAAGACAGATCAGGCGATGTATGCGATGAAAAAGGCTCAACGCAAGCATTGA
- a CDS encoding extracellular solute-binding protein, translating into MKSKFYASALCAATLFTTPAMAADQELYFYNWSEYIPNEVLEDFTKETGIKVIYSTYESNESMYAKLKTQGSGYDLVVPSTYFVSKMRKEGMLQQIDKSKLSHFDDLDPNFLNKPFDPSNSYSIPYIWGATGIGINSDMLDKSSVTKWDDFWDSKWEGQLMLMDDSREVFHIALTKLGYSPNTTNPDEIKAAYEELKKLMPNVLVFNSDFPANPYLAGEVSLGMLWNGSAYMAREEGASIDIIWPEKGTIFWMDSLAIPAGAKNLEAAHKMIDFLLRPENAAKIAVEIGYPTPVATAHALLPEEFANDTSIFPPQEVMDSGTWQDEVGEASVLYDEYFQKLKVDN; encoded by the coding sequence ATGAAAAGTAAATTCTACGCAAGTGCGCTATGCGCAGCGACGCTATTCACGACGCCTGCGATGGCGGCTGATCAAGAACTCTACTTCTACAACTGGTCTGAATACATTCCAAACGAAGTTCTTGAAGACTTTACGAAAGAGACTGGAATCAAAGTCATTTACTCTACTTATGAGTCTAACGAAAGCATGTACGCTAAGTTGAAGACTCAAGGTTCTGGCTACGACCTTGTTGTACCGTCGACATACTTTGTGTCTAAAATGCGCAAAGAAGGCATGTTGCAGCAAATCGACAAATCAAAGCTATCTCACTTCGACGACTTGGACCCTAATTTCCTTAACAAACCTTTCGATCCAAGCAACAGCTACTCTATCCCTTACATTTGGGGCGCGACAGGGATTGGCATTAACTCAGATATGTTAGATAAATCATCTGTCACTAAATGGGATGACTTCTGGGATAGCAAGTGGGAAGGCCAACTGATGCTAATGGATGACTCACGTGAAGTGTTCCACATTGCATTGACCAAATTGGGCTACTCGCCAAACACGACCAACCCAGATGAAATCAAAGCCGCTTATGAAGAGCTGAAGAAACTGATGCCAAACGTGTTGGTGTTTAACTCAGACTTCCCTGCAAACCCATACCTAGCAGGTGAAGTGTCACTGGGCATGCTTTGGAACGGTTCTGCCTACATGGCTCGTGAAGAAGGCGCATCAATCGACATCATTTGGCCAGAGAAAGGCACCATTTTTTGGATGGACAGCTTGGCAATCCCTGCGGGTGCGAAAAACCTAGAAGCGGCGCACAAAATGATCGACTTCCTACTTCGTCCTGAAAATGCAGCCAAGATTGCGGTAGAGATTGGTTACCCTACTCCTGTCGCGACTGCTCATGCACTACTACCAGAAGAGTTTGCCAATGACACCAGTATCTTCCCGCCTCAAGAGGTGATGGACAGCGGTACATGGCAAGATGAAGTTGGCGAAGCAAGCGTTCTCTACGACGAGTACTTCCAGAAACTCAAAGTAGATAATTAA
- a CDS encoding extracellular solute-binding protein: MKKWATLLAGSACALSLWSHAVAADENKELVFMNWGPYINSSLLEQFTEETGIKVIYSTYESNETLYAKLKTHNQGYDLVVPSTYFVAKMRDEGMLQKIDKSKLSNFDNLDRNYLDKPFDPNNDYSIPHVVAITGLAVNADMYDPNDFQSWADLWNPELEGQLMLMDDTREVFHIALRKLGYSGNSTDPQQIDQAYAELQKLMPNVLLFNSDNPGAPYMSGEVGVGMLWNGSAAAAQNEGMNLKLVFPKEGGIGWVDNFAIASGAKNVDAAHKMIDFLLRPEIAEQISRDTGYLTAVAKSNEKFKDIEPLFPSQQDLDRVEWQDAVGDLTTKYEEYFLKLKAGQ, translated from the coding sequence ATGAAAAAATGGGCTACTTTATTAGCTGGTAGTGCATGTGCGCTGTCCCTGTGGTCACACGCAGTCGCGGCGGACGAAAACAAAGAATTGGTATTCATGAACTGGGGGCCGTACATCAACTCTAGCCTTCTAGAGCAGTTTACCGAGGAAACGGGGATCAAGGTTATCTATTCCACTTATGAATCGAACGAGACCTTGTATGCCAAGCTAAAGACACACAATCAAGGCTACGATCTGGTCGTCCCATCGACGTATTTCGTTGCTAAGATGCGTGACGAAGGAATGCTACAAAAGATTGATAAATCAAAGCTATCCAACTTTGACAATCTAGACCGTAATTACCTAGATAAGCCATTCGATCCTAACAATGACTACTCTATTCCGCACGTTGTGGCGATCACTGGTTTAGCCGTCAACGCCGACATGTATGACCCAAATGACTTCCAAAGTTGGGCAGATTTGTGGAATCCAGAACTTGAAGGTCAGTTGATGTTGATGGATGACACGCGTGAAGTATTCCACATCGCTTTGCGCAAACTGGGTTACTCGGGCAACTCAACTGATCCACAACAAATTGACCAAGCGTACGCTGAGCTACAAAAGCTAATGCCGAACGTTTTGTTGTTCAACTCAGACAATCCAGGTGCGCCATACATGTCTGGTGAAGTCGGCGTCGGTATGCTTTGGAACGGCAGCGCAGCAGCGGCACAAAACGAAGGTATGAACCTAAAGTTGGTGTTTCCGAAAGAAGGTGGCATTGGCTGGGTCGATAACTTTGCGATTGCCTCTGGGGCTAAAAACGTAGACGCGGCACATAAGATGATTGATTTCTTGTTGCGTCCAGAGATTGCCGAACAGATTTCGCGCGATACCGGTTATTTAACCGCCGTGGCAAAGTCTAACGAGAAGTTTAAAGACATTGAGCCACTTTTCCCTTCTCAACAAGACTTAGACCGTGTTGAATGGCAAGATGCCGTGGGTGATTTGACTACTAAATATGAAGAGTACTTCTTGAAGCTAAAAGCCGGTCAATAA
- the potC gene encoding spermidine/putrescine ABC transporter permease PotC: MGRTVRFSFMALVYAFLYLPIIVLIVNSFNANKFGMKWDGFTTKWYETLVNNDSLMQAAWHSINVAVFSATAATIIGSLTAVALFRYSFKGKSAVNGMLFVVMMSPDIVMAISLLALFLVLGAQLGFLTLLIAHITFCLPFVVVTVYSRLNGFDVKMLEAAKDLGAGEWVILKQIILPLAKPAVAAGWLLSFTLSLDDVIISSFVTGPTYEILPLKIYSMVKVGISPEVNALATVMLVVSLVLVIASQLLAKEKVK; this comes from the coding sequence ATGGGACGTACAGTTAGATTTAGCTTTATGGCATTGGTATACGCATTCTTGTACCTGCCAATCATCGTACTCATCGTCAACTCATTCAACGCCAATAAATTTGGCATGAAATGGGATGGCTTTACCACCAAATGGTACGAGACCTTAGTCAACAATGACAGCTTGATGCAAGCTGCCTGGCACTCGATCAATGTTGCCGTCTTCTCTGCGACAGCAGCGACCATCATCGGCAGCTTGACGGCGGTTGCTCTGTTTCGCTACTCCTTTAAGGGAAAAAGTGCTGTTAATGGTATGCTGTTTGTGGTGATGATGTCGCCTGATATTGTGATGGCGATTTCACTGCTCGCACTGTTTTTAGTGTTAGGGGCGCAGCTTGGATTTTTGACCCTATTGATTGCTCACATCACTTTTTGTTTGCCATTTGTGGTGGTCACTGTGTATAGCCGCTTAAATGGCTTTGATGTGAAAATGCTTGAGGCGGCAAAAGATCTTGGTGCCGGCGAGTGGGTTATTTTGAAACAGATCATTTTGCCATTGGCAAAGCCTGCCGTTGCGGCTGGTTGGCTGCTCAGCTTCACCTTGTCGTTGGACGATGTCATTATCAGCTCCTTCGTTACAGGTCCAACCTACGAGATCTTACCCCTTAAGATCTACTCTATGGTTAAGGTGGGAATATCTCCTGAAGTGAATGCTTTAGCAACGGTCATGTTGGTGGTCTCTCTGGTACTGGTAATTGCTTCACAATTGCTAGCAAAAGAGAAAGTGAAGTAA
- the potB gene encoding spermidine/putrescine ABC transporter permease PotB, translating into MKAKTISLQNAIITLIVGWLTLFVLVPNLMIIGTSFLTRDEANLIELTFTLDNYVRLLDPLYAKVLLHSFYMAIIATLICLIVGYPFAYIVAKMPHKWRPIMLFLVIVPFWTNSLIRTYGLKIVLGTQGILNKSLMALEIIDKPIRLMYTETAVMIGLVYILLPFMILPLYSAIEKLDHTYIEAAKDLGANKFQTFTKVILPLTTPGIIGGCLLVLLPALGMFYISDLLGGAKNLLIGNVIKSQVLNARDWPFGAATSIALTIAMAVMLYAYYRAGKLLNKKVELD; encoded by the coding sequence ATGAAAGCCAAGACGATTAGTCTACAAAACGCGATCATCACTCTGATTGTCGGCTGGCTAACACTGTTCGTGTTGGTGCCTAACCTGATGATTATTGGTACCAGTTTCCTAACCCGAGACGAAGCCAATCTGATTGAGTTGACGTTTACCCTCGATAACTATGTGCGCCTGTTGGATCCTCTGTATGCCAAAGTGCTGCTGCACTCTTTTTATATGGCGATCATTGCCACGCTCATCTGCTTGATTGTGGGGTATCCATTTGCCTATATTGTGGCAAAAATGCCGCACAAATGGCGCCCGATTATGTTGTTTTTAGTGATTGTTCCTTTCTGGACCAACTCGCTTATTCGCACTTACGGGTTAAAAATTGTTTTAGGTACTCAAGGTATTCTTAACAAGTCTCTTATGGCATTAGAGATCATCGATAAGCCGATCCGCCTGATGTACACAGAGACCGCCGTCATGATTGGTTTGGTCTATATTTTGTTGCCGTTTATGATTCTGCCGCTCTACTCTGCGATTGAAAAACTGGATCACACCTATATCGAAGCGGCGAAAGATCTGGGCGCAAATAAATTTCAAACCTTTACCAAGGTGATTTTACCTCTGACCACCCCTGGTATCATCGGTGGATGCCTGTTGGTGCTGCTGCCCGCACTCGGTATGTTCTATATTTCCGACTTACTTGGCGGAGCTAAGAACCTGTTGATTGGTAACGTGATCAAAAGTCAGGTACTCAATGCGCGGGATTGGCCATTTGGCGCCGCAACCAGCATCGCCCTTACCATAGCGATGGCGGTCATGCTTTACGCCTACTATCGAGCGGGCAAACTATTGAATAAGAAAGTGGAGCTAGACTGA
- the potA gene encoding spermidine/putrescine ABC transporter ATP-binding protein PotA, with amino-acid sequence MGEIQTLNATNNAGQPVVRLTGISKSFDGKQIIGNLNLDVNHGEFLTILGPSGCGKTTVLRMIAGFETADTGEIILDTQNVTQLPAEQRHVNTVFQSYALFPHMTVFDNVAFGLRMQKVNSSDIEPRVMEALRMVRLDSMAMRKPHQLSGGQQQRIAIARAVVNKPKVLLLDESLSALDYKLRKQMQIELKQLQRQLGITFIFVTHDQEEALSMSDRIIVMRDGVIEQDGSPREIYEEPKNLFVAKFIGEINVFNATMIERIDDKRIRANIEGVDSIVYCDKSANHGDKLQVLLRPEDLRIEEIKESEQKGIVGHVTERTYKGMTLDSVIELESGMRVMVSEFFNEDDPDVDHSLGQKVAITWVESWEVVLNESQDD; translated from the coding sequence ATGGGAGAAATACAGACGTTGAACGCGACCAATAATGCAGGACAACCAGTGGTGCGCCTTACTGGTATTAGTAAAAGCTTCGATGGTAAGCAAATCATCGGTAATTTAAATTTGGATGTGAACCATGGCGAGTTCTTGACGATTCTTGGCCCATCGGGTTGTGGTAAAACCACAGTGCTCAGAATGATCGCAGGATTTGAAACCGCTGACACGGGCGAGATCATCCTTGATACACAAAATGTTACTCAGCTCCCTGCAGAACAGCGTCACGTTAATACGGTATTCCAGAGTTACGCCCTCTTCCCTCATATGACGGTTTTCGACAATGTCGCTTTTGGCTTACGCATGCAAAAAGTCAATTCAAGCGATATTGAACCAAGAGTGATGGAAGCATTGCGCATGGTACGCTTAGATAGTATGGCGATGCGCAAGCCGCATCAACTGTCCGGCGGTCAGCAACAGCGTATTGCCATTGCTCGCGCCGTGGTTAATAAGCCTAAAGTCTTGCTACTTGATGAGTCGCTCTCTGCGCTCGACTATAAGCTGCGCAAACAGATGCAAATCGAGCTTAAGCAGCTGCAGCGTCAGCTAGGCATTACCTTTATTTTTGTGACCCACGACCAAGAAGAGGCTTTGTCTATGTCGGATCGCATCATCGTGATGCGAGACGGTGTGATTGAGCAAGACGGCTCGCCACGAGAGATTTATGAAGAGCCTAAAAACCTGTTTGTGGCTAAGTTCATCGGTGAGATCAACGTGTTCAACGCCACCATGATCGAACGTATTGATGACAAGCGTATCCGCGCCAACATCGAAGGTGTCGACTCGATTGTGTACTGCGATAAATCGGCCAATCATGGCGACAAACTGCAAGTACTGCTTCGCCCAGAAGACTTACGCATTGAAGAAATCAAAGAGTCTGAACAAAAAGGCATCGTCGGTCACGTGACCGAACGAACCTATAAGGGAATGACGCTGGATTCAGTTATTGAACTCGAATCAGGTATGCGTGTGATGGTCAGTGAGTTTTTCAATGAAGACGATCCAGACGTCGATCACTCTTTAGGCCAAAAAGTGGCGATTACTTGGGTTGAAAGCTGGGAGGTCGTCCTCAATGAAAGCCAAGACGATTAG
- a CDS encoding glucosaminidase domain-containing protein encodes MRKSEFLAIATAGIIAGCSFYSYEKNTQQVVNELSVSQTQARKVGDAPDFASISDVTQKKQTFFDYLRPGIALENKRIQKERQRLEAIQANFVEKKLSKSELQDAKRLGQLYSLELPSQGVNESWLDEMLHRVDVLPEALVLVQGANESAWGTSRFATQANNYFGQWCYSAGCGLVPLQRSEGMTHEVAKFRSVQQSIHGYFMNVNRNTAYQDLRQIRYERHLAGQSLTDIDAAMALTEGLLKYSERGEAYVNDLQAMIRHNESFWETPLANQ; translated from the coding sequence ATGCGTAAAAGTGAATTTTTGGCTATCGCTACAGCTGGCATTATTGCCGGCTGTAGTTTTTATAGCTATGAGAAAAATACCCAACAGGTTGTCAACGAGCTCTCGGTCTCACAGACACAAGCGCGAAAAGTGGGGGATGCCCCGGATTTTGCTTCGATATCCGATGTAACACAGAAAAAACAAACTTTCTTCGATTACTTAAGGCCAGGCATAGCGTTGGAGAACAAACGTATCCAAAAAGAGCGCCAACGTTTGGAAGCCATCCAGGCAAACTTTGTTGAGAAAAAATTATCCAAAAGCGAGCTTCAAGATGCGAAACGTTTGGGGCAACTTTACAGCCTCGAACTCCCTTCGCAAGGTGTCAACGAATCATGGCTTGATGAGATGTTACATCGTGTTGATGTGCTCCCTGAAGCGCTGGTACTAGTCCAAGGCGCTAATGAGTCGGCATGGGGCACATCGCGTTTTGCCACACAAGCCAATAACTATTTCGGCCAGTGGTGTTACTCAGCCGGATGTGGCCTGGTTCCACTACAAAGAAGCGAAGGCATGACCCATGAGGTGGCTAAGTTTCGTTCGGTACAACAATCCATCCACGGCTACTTTATGAACGTAAACCGCAACACTGCCTATCAGGATTTGCGTCAAATCCGCTATGAGCGCCATTTAGCTGGTCAAAGCCTGACCGATATCGATGCGGCGATGGCATTAACCGAAGGATTACTCAAGTACTCTGAACGTGGTGAGGCCTATGTCAATGATCTCCAAGCGATGATCAGGCACAATGAGTCGTTCTGGGAAACTCCCTTGGCAAATCAATAA
- a CDS encoding DUF2987 domain-containing protein, translating into MKKVTLALLTAALATAAALPVHAQEYMFTYSKLFSHMKQNAKEGHDDVKVGFFFLNADTKQLCEIEKAWMEKEEHYEELSVSPHREVLVPLDNNLRSANPLVFVRTPMDQRCDFSMVVMTKQPMSGEVSYDQVKVLLPQMQAILEQLGGVFASWFTPDVEGVTLEFAQDLNSEIVFSNGTRKPIIDGKVQVALEEIGEGGTMTLPAETARVLPYLPKAN; encoded by the coding sequence ATGAAAAAAGTAACGTTAGCCCTATTAACCGCCGCGCTCGCTACAGCCGCAGCCCTGCCTGTGCACGCTCAAGAATACATGTTTACCTACTCGAAGTTATTCTCTCATATGAAGCAGAATGCGAAAGAGGGGCATGACGATGTTAAAGTCGGTTTCTTCTTTTTAAACGCAGACACGAAACAACTGTGTGAGATAGAAAAAGCCTGGATGGAAAAAGAAGAGCATTATGAAGAGCTGAGCGTTTCACCTCATCGGGAAGTCTTGGTTCCACTAGACAATAACCTGCGCTCAGCCAACCCACTGGTGTTTGTTCGCACGCCGATGGACCAACGCTGCGACTTTTCTATGGTGGTGATGACCAAACAGCCGATGTCTGGCGAGGTTAGCTATGATCAAGTCAAAGTTTTACTTCCGCAAATGCAAGCTATTCTAGAGCAGTTAGGGGGGGTGTTCGCTAGTTGGTTTACTCCAGATGTTGAAGGGGTGACCTTGGAGTTTGCTCAGGATCTTAACTCCGAAATCGTTTTCTCAAACGGTACCCGCAAACCCATCATCGATGGCAAAGTGCAAGTTGCACTTGAAGAAATCGGTGAGGGAGGAACTATGACTCTGCCAGCGGAAACTGCTAGAGTGCTCCCGTACTTGCCTAAAGCGAATTAG
- the ttcA gene encoding tRNA 2-thiocytidine(32) synthetase TtcA, whose amino-acid sequence MTQVDTRKETLEFNKLQKRLRRNVGNAIADYNMIEEGDVVMACISGGKDSFAMLDILLNLQKAAPIKFDVVAVNLDQKQPGFPEHILPDYFETLNIPYYIVDKDTYSVVKEKIPEGKTTCGLCSRLRRGTLYSFAEKIGATKLALGHHMDDIVETMFLNMFHGSRLKAMPPKLRSDDGRNVVIRPLTYCREKDLVKYAEHKQFPIIPCNLCGSQENLQRQSIKAMLIEWDKKTPGRVEAIFKSIQNVSPSQLADKNLFDFVNLPLDRDGNREEYQFSEATVSSTNIDESMFIDVTNV is encoded by the coding sequence ATGACACAAGTAGATACAAGAAAAGAAACCCTCGAATTCAACAAACTTCAAAAGCGTTTGAGAAGAAATGTTGGCAACGCTATCGCAGATTACAACATGATTGAAGAGGGTGATGTTGTAATGGCCTGTATCAGCGGGGGGAAAGACTCCTTTGCGATGTTGGATATCCTATTGAATCTACAAAAAGCCGCTCCAATTAAGTTTGATGTCGTCGCGGTGAACTTAGATCAGAAACAGCCAGGCTTCCCTGAGCACATCTTGCCAGACTATTTCGAAACGCTGAACATTCCTTACTATATCGTCGACAAAGATACCTATTCGGTGGTCAAAGAGAAGATCCCTGAGGGAAAAACCACTTGTGGCCTTTGTTCACGCTTGCGTCGTGGCACACTTTACTCATTTGCTGAGAAGATTGGCGCGACTAAGTTGGCGCTGGGCCATCATATGGATGATATTGTTGAAACCATGTTTTTGAACATGTTCCATGGTTCACGCTTGAAGGCAATGCCACCTAAACTGCGTTCAGATGATGGTCGCAATGTAGTTATTCGCCCATTAACTTACTGTCGCGAAAAAGATTTGGTGAAATACGCGGAGCACAAGCAATTTCCAATTATTCCGTGCAACTTGTGTGGCTCACAAGAAAACCTTCAGCGTCAATCAATTAAAGCGATGCTAATCGAATGGGATAAGAAAACACCAGGTCGGGTTGAGGCTATCTTTAAGTCTATCCAGAATGTAAGTCCTAGCCAGCTTGCGGATAAGAACTTGTTTGATTTCGTTAACCTACCACTGGATCGAGACGGCAATAGAGAAGAATACCAATTTAGCGAAGCGACGGTTTCGTCAACCAACATTGATGAGTCGATGTTTATCGACGTCACCAATGTTTAA
- the uspE gene encoding universal stress protein UspE — translation MSIYNKILVVADINKDEQPALARAIQLAEKSRSPSRVTFFLSIYDFSYDMTSMLSVDERDAMRRGVIHQREQWMRKIAKSYVSDAIEFDVRVVWHNRPYEAIIAEVFSGEHDIVIKGTRKHDVLESVIFTPTDWHLLRKCPCPVLLVKNEQWPDDASILASVHVGSENDTHLGLNDSMVEQLNSLTERLGAKPYLVNAYPVTPANITIELPEFDPATYTDAVRGHHLTAMKALRQKHGYDEEQTVVEQGLPEDVIPDVADKLNAAMVIIGTTGRTGLSAVFIGNTAEHVIDKINCDVLALKPQGYISPLDPKTAI, via the coding sequence ATGAGTATCTATAACAAGATTTTGGTCGTAGCTGACATCAATAAAGACGAGCAACCTGCATTAGCCCGCGCCATTCAATTGGCCGAGAAAAGCCGTTCTCCAAGTCGGGTCACCTTCTTTCTTTCTATTTATGATTTCTCCTATGATATGACCTCTATGCTCTCTGTCGATGAGCGAGACGCAATGCGTCGTGGGGTTATCCATCAGCGTGAGCAGTGGATGCGCAAGATCGCTAAAAGCTACGTCAGCGACGCGATTGAGTTTGATGTGCGTGTGGTGTGGCACAACCGCCCTTATGAAGCGATCATCGCAGAAGTCTTTTCTGGCGAGCACGATATTGTGATCAAAGGGACACGTAAGCACGATGTACTTGAATCGGTGATTTTCACCCCTACAGATTGGCATTTACTCCGCAAGTGTCCATGCCCAGTATTGTTGGTTAAAAATGAACAGTGGCCCGATGATGCGAGTATTCTTGCTTCAGTACATGTGGGTTCCGAAAATGACACTCACCTTGGCCTCAATGATTCGATGGTTGAACAGCTCAACAGCCTGACCGAACGTTTAGGTGCCAAACCCTACTTGGTCAACGCCTACCCTGTTACGCCCGCGAATATCACCATTGAACTTCCTGAGTTCGACCCAGCCACTTATACCGATGCAGTGCGAGGGCATCACCTCACCGCGATGAAAGCGCTACGTCAGAAACATGGCTATGATGAGGAGCAAACAGTGGTGGAACAAGGTTTGCCTGAAGACGTGATTCCTGACGTCGCAGATAAGCTCAATGCAGCAATGGTGATTATAGGCACTACAGGTCGTACCGGGCTGTCTGCCGTGTTTATCGGCAATACCGCTGAACACGTGATCGATAAAATCAACTGTGATGTACTGGCGTTAAAACCGCAAGGCTACATCAGCCCACTCGATCCAAAGACAGCGATTTAA
- a CDS encoding FNR family transcription factor, whose amino-acid sequence MISEKPATKRIQSGGCAIHCQDCSISQLCIPFTLNESELDQLDQIIERKKPIQKGQELFKAGDELKSLYAIRSGTIKSYTITEQGDEQITAFHLAGDLVGFDAITGDQHPSFAQALETSMVCEIPYEILDDLSGKMPKLRQQIMRLMSNEIKGDQEMILLLSKKNAEERLAAFLYNLSTRFSQRGFSPREFRLTMTRGDIGNYLGLTVETISRLLGRFQKSEILSVKGKYITILDHDALMELAGVSSES is encoded by the coding sequence ATGATTTCTGAAAAGCCTGCAACAAAGCGAATTCAGTCCGGTGGTTGTGCTATTCACTGCCAAGACTGCAGCATCAGTCAGCTTTGTATCCCGTTTACACTCAACGAGTCTGAGCTTGATCAGCTAGACCAAATCATTGAGCGTAAAAAGCCAATCCAGAAAGGACAAGAGTTGTTTAAAGCCGGAGATGAACTCAAATCTCTGTATGCAATTCGTTCAGGCACAATCAAAAGCTACACCATTACCGAGCAAGGCGACGAACAAATCACAGCCTTTCATCTCGCCGGTGACTTGGTGGGTTTTGATGCGATTACCGGTGACCAGCATCCAAGTTTCGCTCAAGCACTTGAAACCTCGATGGTGTGTGAAATTCCTTACGAAATTCTCGATGACCTATCGGGTAAGATGCCGAAGCTTCGCCAGCAAATCATGCGTTTGATGAGTAATGAAATCAAAGGCGATCAGGAAATGATCCTATTGCTGTCAAAGAAGAATGCTGAAGAGCGTTTAGCGGCGTTCTTGTACAACCTCTCTACTCGTTTCTCTCAACGTGGCTTTAGCCCTCGTGAGTTTCGTCTAACCATGACTCGTGGTGATATTGGTAACTACTTGGGTTTGACCGTTGAGACTATCTCACGCTTGTTAGGCCGCTTCCAAAAGTCCGAAATCCTCAGTGTTAAAGGCAAGTACATCACTATTCTTGACCATGATGCACTGATGGAGCTAGCCGGCGTTTCATCAGAATCATAA
- a CDS encoding sulfite exporter TauE/SafE family protein: MTPDWIGAFLIGLVGAGHCMGMCGGIASMLSMGQAKPSTLTPLFYNLGRLASYTLFGAIIGGTISTISQVSHVNDVLIWLRLAAAAFMIMLACYIGRWWQGLLYVEKLGQSLWRFISPAAKSLLPLRSPIYAIPFGFVWGWLPCGLVYSTLTWAAVSGSAVNGALVMLAFGLGTLPAMLLVGHTATLLNKLQSSNTFRHIVAVTILTYGLYTGYGALKLLSTNL, encoded by the coding sequence ATGACCCCAGATTGGATTGGCGCTTTTCTGATTGGATTGGTTGGAGCTGGCCACTGCATGGGCATGTGTGGTGGTATCGCCTCTATGTTGTCAATGGGCCAAGCAAAGCCTTCTACTTTGACCCCACTGTTTTACAACCTTGGTCGCTTGGCCAGTTACACTCTGTTTGGCGCGATCATTGGCGGTACCATCTCAACCATTTCTCAAGTCAGCCATGTGAACGATGTATTGATTTGGTTACGGTTAGCTGCTGCCGCTTTTATGATTATGCTCGCTTGCTACATAGGTCGATGGTGGCAAGGTTTGCTTTATGTCGAAAAACTCGGGCAATCGCTGTGGCGATTCATCTCTCCTGCGGCTAAGTCTTTGCTGCCGCTTCGATCTCCCATCTATGCTATTCCTTTTGGTTTTGTTTGGGGATGGCTGCCGTGTGGTCTGGTTTATTCTACCTTAACTTGGGCCGCCGTTTCGGGCAGTGCGGTCAATGGAGCGTTAGTCATGTTGGCATTTGGTCTGGGTACATTGCCGGCGATGTTGCTCGTCGGGCACACTGCTACATTATTAAATAAGCTGCAATCTTCTAATACATTTCGACACATAGTCGCGGTAACAATCCTGACTTATGGGCTCTATACTGGCTACGGCGCACTCAAGTTGCTATCAACAAACTTGTAG